From the Acinetobacter wanghuae genome, one window contains:
- a CDS encoding SurA N-terminal domain-containing protein: MESFRKVIKGWLGKVLLVLFLTPLALVGIEGYFSGGSSDRVKSVNGTDISQKELESLTKSFKEQYLTYANGDETLLNQSFIDQKAMDTLVARTVLLQHAEKLGISLSDQQIVQMISQQPSFQQDGKFSDALFENYLKSVGMTNRALIESLRKDHALKMLSSTFLDNPLVSPVDLEQITNLQTEQRHVHIASVNLDNYKKDIKVSDAEIAAYYEKHKAAFKQLTSVDVDYVVVKPTDVAASDVTATDAELQDAYNTFVAAQKKAVKPEVKHILITADGRDEAAAKKLAADVAAKIKAGTSFAQAAAQYSEDPESKGNGGMLPAYEEGVFGTAFDQAVSSLQSGAVSAPIKTEYGYHLIAVQSAAVKVPSFEAEKARLNAEVIASKKANAFSDTVNSLNDQVVGSDSLDVVAQELKTVRVQSAKGVTLATKDPLLSDANVKVKLFNTDVKNGDRNASSSIQLSNGDVVWVKVRNYHAAGEQTLAEAKPRVKNKLIDEKAYSKAKAQIQKTLDEFKTQPAASVNKGSLVFADAGLFTRAEGLLKREVQRAAFSVKTPKAGHWSVATATLPNELVVVAVSEVKKNSAEVLSAEQRAELVKLYQQLRGQQEFDDYTRYLKANAKIK, translated from the coding sequence ATGGAATCTTTTCGTAAAGTTATTAAGGGATGGTTGGGCAAGGTTTTACTCGTTCTCTTTTTGACCCCTTTAGCACTTGTAGGTATTGAAGGATATTTTAGCGGAGGAAGCTCAGATCGCGTTAAGTCTGTAAATGGCACCGATATTTCTCAAAAAGAATTAGAGTCTCTGACAAAATCGTTCAAAGAACAGTACCTAACTTATGCCAATGGTGATGAAACGCTTTTGAATCAGAGTTTTATTGATCAAAAAGCGATGGATACATTGGTTGCGCGTACTGTCCTACTACAACATGCGGAAAAACTTGGCATTAGTTTAAGCGATCAACAAATCGTGCAAATGATTTCTCAACAACCAAGCTTCCAACAAGATGGTAAGTTTTCAGATGCATTATTTGAAAATTACTTGAAGTCGGTGGGAATGACCAATCGTGCCTTGATTGAAAGCTTGCGTAAAGATCATGCGCTGAAAATGTTGTCTTCGACCTTCCTTGATAATCCACTGGTGAGCCCAGTTGATTTAGAACAGATTACCAATTTGCAAACTGAGCAACGTCATGTACACATTGCCAGCGTAAATTTGGATAACTATAAAAAAGACATCAAGGTATCTGATGCTGAAATTGCAGCATATTATGAAAAACATAAAGCAGCCTTTAAACAGTTGACCAGTGTTGATGTGGATTATGTGGTGGTCAAGCCGACTGACGTCGCGGCATCTGATGTAACAGCAACAGATGCAGAGCTGCAGGATGCTTACAACACTTTCGTTGCAGCACAAAAGAAAGCAGTTAAACCTGAAGTTAAACATATCTTAATTACTGCTGATGGTCGTGATGAAGCGGCTGCGAAAAAATTAGCAGCTGATGTGGCTGCGAAAATTAAAGCCGGCACATCATTTGCTCAAGCGGCAGCGCAATATTCAGAAGATCCTGAGTCAAAAGGCAATGGTGGTATGTTGCCTGCTTATGAAGAAGGTGTTTTTGGTACTGCATTTGACCAAGCAGTAAGTTCACTTCAATCTGGAGCTGTATCAGCACCGATTAAAACTGAATATGGTTATCACCTCATTGCAGTGCAATCAGCTGCAGTAAAAGTGCCATCATTTGAAGCTGAAAAAGCACGTCTAAATGCCGAAGTCATTGCATCGAAGAAAGCCAATGCCTTCTCTGATACGGTTAATAGCCTTAATGATCAAGTGGTAGGCAGTGATTCGCTTGATGTGGTTGCGCAAGAACTGAAAACAGTACGTGTGCAATCTGCCAAAGGTGTGACTTTAGCGACAAAAGATCCTTTGCTGAGCGATGCTAATGTTAAAGTAAAATTGTTTAATACCGATGTGAAAAATGGTGATCGTAATGCATCATCAAGCATTCAGTTGAGCAATGGCGATGTGGTTTGGGTGAAAGTTCGCAATTATCATGCTGCAGGTGAACAAACACTGGCTGAAGCGAAACCACGTGTTAAAAACAAATTGATTGATGAAAAAGCCTATAGCAAAGCCAAGGCACAGATTCAAAAGACATTAGATGAGTTTAAAACTCAGCCAGCCGCATCTGTAAACAAAGGCAGTTTAGTCTTTGCTGATGCAGGATTATTCACACGCGCGGAAGGTTTGCTCAAACGTGAAGTTCAACGTGCTGCATTTAGTGTAAAAACACCAAAAGCGGGTCATTGGTCTGTTGCGACTGCAACATTGCCAAATGAATTGGTGGTTGTAGCAGTATCTGAAGTGAAAAAGAATTCTGCTGAAGTACTGAGTGCTGAGCAACGTGCAGAGTTGGTGAAACTGTATCAACAACTTCGTGGTCAACAAGAATTTGATGATTACACGCGTTATTTAAAAGCGAATGCAAAAATTAAATAA
- a CDS encoding DUF2797 domain-containing protein, with protein sequence MELQGICHKMHAGLCNLSVTDQHIQQANVEYKFILDRSEIDLPFSLGEDIEIEWTGKIICVSCGNKTNKSFSQGHCFKCFKTKASCDMCIMKPETCHHHLGTCREESFAQSVCFQPHIVYLANSSALKVGITRFGQMPTRWLDQGATQALPIMQVGSRRLSGQLETMFGAQVADKTDWRKLLKGEAAPIDLLEIRDNLLEEFAPQIQEIRDEFSMNLDFNENVEILEQELPREFIYPVAHYPEKVKSHNLDKTPIIRGKLNGIKGQYLILDTGVINIRKYTGYELKIRS encoded by the coding sequence ATGGAACTTCAGGGCATTTGTCATAAAATGCACGCGGGTCTTTGCAACCTCAGTGTAACTGACCAACATATACAACAGGCAAATGTTGAGTATAAATTCATTCTAGATCGCTCAGAAATTGATTTACCTTTCAGTTTAGGCGAAGACATTGAGATTGAGTGGACCGGTAAGATTATATGTGTTTCTTGCGGAAATAAAACCAATAAATCATTCTCTCAAGGTCATTGTTTTAAATGCTTTAAGACCAAAGCTTCATGTGATATGTGCATTATGAAGCCTGAAACCTGTCACCACCATTTAGGCACTTGCCGTGAAGAAAGTTTTGCACAGAGTGTTTGCTTTCAACCGCACATTGTCTATTTAGCCAATTCCAGTGCACTTAAAGTCGGAATTACACGTTTCGGACAAATGCCTACACGTTGGCTTGATCAAGGAGCAACTCAAGCCTTACCAATCATGCAAGTCGGTTCACGTCGCCTTTCAGGTCAGCTTGAAACCATGTTTGGGGCACAAGTGGCTGATAAAACCGATTGGCGTAAGTTACTTAAAGGTGAAGCTGCACCGATTGATCTGCTTGAAATCCGAGACAATTTACTTGAAGAATTCGCACCGCAAATCCAAGAAATTCGCGATGAGTTCAGTATGAATCTTGATTTTAATGAAAATGTGGAAATTTTAGAGCAAGAGTTGCCACGTGAGTTTATTTACCCTGTTGCGCATTATCCCGAAAAAGTAAAATCGCACAATTTAGATAAAACTCCGATTATTCGTGGCAAATTAAACGGGATTAAAGGTCAGTATCTGATTTTGGATACAGGCGTGATTAATATTCGTAAATATACGGGTTATGAGCTAAAGATTCGTTCATAA
- a CDS encoding DUF6231 family protein codes for MAEQNVITSMLDDFAQEQPIHTAICIGQDLTQVQCHQSILWHHFSVSAFLNLPFQQRYDMGVVMLDSSEMQDLDTQKMSQILVKLRDLFAKRLVVVSRLQDEKLLRALGFTQLIDKTTHEADFALWQFNILTYKHVPDWFNSKFWANPENWDKFRW; via the coding sequence ATGGCTGAACAGAATGTCATCACTTCGATGCTAGACGATTTTGCGCAGGAGCAGCCAATCCACACTGCAATTTGTATTGGGCAAGATTTAACCCAAGTTCAATGTCATCAATCTATTCTCTGGCATCATTTTAGCGTATCTGCATTTTTAAATCTGCCTTTTCAGCAGCGATATGATATGGGCGTAGTCATGTTGGATTCATCTGAAATGCAAGATTTAGACACGCAAAAAATGAGCCAAATTTTAGTAAAATTACGTGATTTATTTGCTAAGCGCTTGGTGGTGGTGAGCCGTTTGCAAGATGAAAAATTATTACGTGCATTAGGTTTTACTCAGCTTATTGATAAAACCACACATGAGGCTGATTTTGCCTTATGGCAATTTAATATTTTGACCTATAAGCATGTACCTGATTGGTTTAATTCAAAATTTTGGGCAAATCCTGAAAATTGGGATAAATTCCGTTGGTAA
- a CDS encoding YidB family protein, giving the protein MTNLSNIVEILAKQAMGHQANPSSNSSQAQGGLGGILGSVLGQLGGGSTQNNQQGGLGGILGSVLGQLGGSNQQASPNMGAKGGSTGKTLLIAVLPIVLAWIQKQGGIQGALDKLKGQGLSSQVDDWVSTGPGDNASVQPQQVQSLFDDQEIEQVAAQTQAPKNDIYQAITQVLPEIIDSLTPSGEKTNKQEANDDIQNVLNMVSGFLKK; this is encoded by the coding sequence ATGACAAATTTAAGCAATATTGTGGAAATCTTAGCGAAGCAAGCGATGGGTCATCAAGCGAATCCATCTTCTAACAGCTCACAAGCACAAGGTGGTTTGGGCGGAATCTTAGGTTCTGTATTGGGGCAGTTGGGTGGTGGTTCAACTCAGAATAATCAGCAAGGTGGCTTGGGTGGGATTTTAGGTTCTGTACTTGGACAGTTAGGCGGGAGCAATCAACAAGCATCGCCAAATATGGGCGCTAAAGGTGGATCTACAGGTAAGACTTTATTGATTGCGGTTTTACCGATTGTTCTTGCATGGATTCAAAAACAAGGCGGTATTCAGGGTGCTTTGGATAAACTCAAGGGGCAAGGTCTAAGCAGTCAGGTGGATGATTGGGTGTCTACAGGTCCGGGCGATAATGCCAGTGTTCAGCCACAGCAAGTGCAAAGTTTATTTGATGATCAAGAGATTGAACAAGTCGCAGCACAAACTCAAGCACCTAAAAATGATATTTACCAAGCGATCACGCAAGTGCTGCCTGAAATTATTGATTCGTTAACCCCAAGTGGTGAAAAAACCAATAAGCAAGAAGCCAATGATGATATTCAAAATGTTTTAAATATGGTATCAGGTTTTCTGAAAAAATAA
- a CDS encoding OB-fold-containig protein → MPAFLLNYDLMPFHLSLMTVILLGVVETIGFYLKLRPSQFIKKFAPSRLEHLPLLNVKFSKSLIILFLLMNFSYAGYVLQFFVYSQEQEFFPAYYLIIPALIIAIFFTVFMIHCLDQVIPPKYKKTHVNLLGRLATISSGSARPGFSAQARVRDEFGQLHYVHVEPEFGELEIQSQIILIRLRKSHYIAKKISPSNRLFSLAQD, encoded by the coding sequence ATGCCTGCATTTTTACTGAATTATGACTTAATGCCATTTCATTTAAGCTTAATGACCGTAATTTTGTTAGGCGTGGTCGAAACCATTGGTTTTTACCTCAAACTCCGTCCAAGTCAATTTATTAAAAAGTTTGCGCCAAGTCGTTTAGAACATCTGCCCTTATTAAATGTAAAGTTTTCCAAAAGCTTGATTATTTTGTTCCTGCTCATGAACTTTAGTTATGCGGGTTATGTTTTACAATTTTTTGTCTATTCCCAAGAACAAGAATTTTTTCCTGCTTATTATTTAATTATTCCAGCGCTGATTATTGCTATTTTCTTTACCGTATTTATGATTCATTGCCTTGATCAGGTTATTCCACCCAAATACAAGAAAACTCATGTCAATTTACTCGGCAGATTAGCAACCATCTCGAGTGGTAGCGCACGCCCCGGTTTTTCAGCGCAAGCACGTGTCAGAGATGAATTTGGTCAATTGCACTATGTACACGTAGAACCCGAATTTGGTGAGCTTGAAATTCAATCACAAATTATTTTGATTCGCCTACGCAAATCACATTACATTGCCAAGAAAATCAGCCCATCCAATCGACTATTTAGTTTAGCGCAAGATTAA
- a CDS encoding Rieske (2Fe-2S) protein has protein sequence MTDDIPEREARAFETPEGDIIFITQRDGSFYAYQNLCPHLQVELEFLENQFLDRDQEFIECSTHGALFTVETGECISGPCQGQALEKVAINVHSDGGIYLTE, from the coding sequence ATGACCGATGATATCCCTGAGCGTGAAGCACGCGCGTTTGAAACACCTGAAGGCGATATCATTTTTATTACACAACGTGATGGCAGCTTTTACGCCTATCAGAACCTGTGTCCGCATTTACAAGTTGAACTTGAATTTCTTGAGAACCAGTTTTTAGATCGTGATCAAGAGTTTATTGAGTGCTCAACGCATGGTGCATTATTCACGGTTGAAACTGGTGAATGTATTTCGGGTCCTTGCCAAGGTCAAGCACTTGAAAAAGTGGCAATTAACGTTCATTCTGATGGTGGAATTTACCTCACAGAATAA
- a CDS encoding adenosine kinase has product MANVDLFAIGNALIDQEFKVSDDFLTAQNLQKGTMQLCDGEIQSHLFKHLKASQVYKGQASGGSAANTTVAFSALGGSAFYACRVGNDELGQVYLDGLNEANIATTTKSISEGVTGTCMVLVSEDSERTMHTYLGITAELTEQQIDFEPLKTAKWLYIEGYLSTSDSARLAVKQAREIAKANGVQIAITLSDPAMVQYARTGLDEMIAEGVDLLFCNEQEALMYTQTDHIDAALAKLKTLSQHVVITLSSSGALISTQEQTFNVPGRAVIAVDTNGAGDAFAGAFLYALNAGLGFNTAAELAILISSQVVSQYGPRLAIRDYAALLTDFQKECA; this is encoded by the coding sequence ATGGCAAATGTTGATCTTTTTGCAATTGGTAATGCACTAATTGACCAAGAATTTAAAGTTTCAGATGACTTTTTAACTGCACAAAATTTGCAAAAAGGTACGATGCAGCTTTGCGATGGTGAAATTCAATCTCATTTATTTAAACATTTAAAAGCAAGCCAAGTCTATAAAGGTCAAGCTTCGGGTGGTTCGGCGGCCAATACCACTGTAGCATTTTCAGCCCTTGGTGGTTCAGCATTTTACGCGTGCCGTGTCGGCAATGATGAGCTCGGTCAAGTGTACCTTGATGGTTTAAATGAAGCCAATATTGCGACAACTACAAAATCGATCAGTGAGGGTGTCACTGGTACCTGTATGGTATTGGTCAGTGAAGATTCTGAACGCACAATGCATACTTATTTGGGGATTACCGCAGAGCTTACCGAACAACAAATCGATTTCGAGCCGTTAAAGACTGCAAAATGGCTGTATATTGAAGGCTATTTATCAACGTCTGACTCTGCACGTCTTGCAGTTAAACAAGCACGTGAGATTGCCAAAGCCAATGGTGTTCAAATCGCAATAACGCTTTCTGATCCTGCAATGGTGCAATATGCGCGTACAGGCTTAGATGAAATGATTGCAGAAGGTGTGGATTTATTGTTCTGCAACGAGCAAGAAGCGCTCATGTATACCCAAACGGATCACATTGATGCAGCTTTAGCGAAACTCAAAACATTAAGCCAACACGTTGTCATTACATTATCATCAAGCGGTGCCCTAATTTCGACCCAAGAACAGACCTTTAATGTCCCGGGTCGTGCTGTGATTGCAGTTGATACCAATGGTGCGGGTGATGCATTCGCAGGTGCATTCCTTTATGCTTTAAATGCTGGCTTAGGATTTAATACCGCAGCAGAACTTGCGATTTTAATCTCTAGTCAAGTGGTTTCACAGTATGGTCCACGCTTAGCGATTCGTGACTATGCTGCTCTACTGACGGACTTTCAAAAGGAATGTGCTTAA
- a CDS encoding GNAT family N-acetyltransferase, whose translation MDIKIVKAEQLPEQIETLAKLARKEGYDLIDKLIEEYHTGKNCFSHENEYLALAYDGDKLVACGGLNQQWGDHVVEARIGRVRRCYVHPKYRQHGVGKQLLAFLEQLARPHYSALCLHTDTKLAASFYQKQNYVFVENHPNYNYFKYLIS comes from the coding sequence ATGGATATTAAAATCGTAAAAGCTGAACAACTCCCAGAGCAAATCGAGACATTGGCAAAGCTCGCCCGTAAAGAAGGTTATGATTTAATTGATAAGCTTATAGAGGAATATCACACCGGGAAAAACTGTTTTAGTCATGAAAATGAATATCTAGCCTTGGCATATGATGGCGACAAGTTGGTCGCATGTGGTGGTTTAAACCAGCAATGGGGTGATCATGTGGTGGAGGCGAGAATAGGACGCGTGCGTCGCTGTTATGTGCATCCGAAATATCGTCAACACGGTGTTGGTAAACAATTACTTGCGTTTTTAGAGCAATTGGCACGTCCGCATTATTCGGCTTTATGCTTGCATACCGATACCAAGCTTGCGGCAAGCTTTTATCAAAAGCAAAACTATGTCTTTGTCGAAAATCATCCAAACTACAATTATTTTAAATATTTGATTTCTTAA
- a CDS encoding insulinase family protein, producing the protein MTVDVTETISHTVHPAFQLVRQHHVEALDIAVSEYKHKVTGAIHYHLATNHDENVFLVAFRTQPMDSKGEAHILEHTALCGSEKFPVRDPFFLMIRRSLNTFMNAFTAADWTAYPFATQNAKDFQNLLEVYMDAAFAANLNPLDFAQEGIRIELENGEPVYKGVVFNEMKGAMSSPSDQLYHSLAHHLFPTTTYHYNSGGDPKDIPDLTYEELLHFYKSHYHPSNAVFMTFGNQSAYDLQEQFETLALSKFDKGETLYSIPETRLSAPIAVTDTYAVDGDDLKDKTYHVLSWLLPEASEIKLRLGMRLVEGILLEDSASPLRHYLETCGYAEATGPFMGVDDSNFEMTFYCAVQGSNPEHAEEFKQGVFNILEDVASKPVDQNMVDAILHQIELHQREINGDGTPYGLSLILNGLGSAIHHRDPVEVWDVDSAIAAVKEELKDPMWLSNLIKTHLIDNPHRVQLTLVPDAEKSAKDIADEKARLAEIGKNLTEAQKADIIAQTEALNVRQDTPDDLNLLPKVGLEDVPAELQIVQGQLREIISNQTDTPLNLYHAGTNGIYYQQVLVQIPDEVVQSPYFNLLSILVGEVGAGEYDYLTFQQLQTAVSGGLGMGASLRSKVDDKHKITAWLTLTTKSLVNNLEAIQLLKTGFEKLRFDEKDRIIELLQQRKTRWQSRVSGSGHSYAMQIASRHHSALALRDYKNTGLGALNWLVDLVNKIEQDDAAYEALITELKAIHRILLQAPKQFLVVCEEPQSDRLVAEVQDVWDKVDIEQTPVTLTQVNHVVGTQDEAWLVQANVQFCAAAYPVVEVSHPDAAPLMVLAAYLRNGFLHSAIREKGGAYGGGASYDGNACSFRFYSYRDPRLAETFQDFDASLDWIMNAPQLEHQLEEAILGLIAGMDKPGSPAGEAITACYAYLHKRTPAFRKQMRERLLAVTLDDLKRVAETYLVKQTASKAVVAPMAKRETLEQLGFVIQQVQ; encoded by the coding sequence ATGACTGTAGATGTCACTGAAACCATTTCTCACACTGTTCACCCTGCGTTTCAGTTGGTACGTCAACACCATGTTGAAGCTTTAGACATTGCGGTGTCTGAATATAAACATAAAGTGACTGGCGCCATTCACTATCATTTGGCGACAAATCACGACGAAAATGTCTTTTTAGTTGCATTTCGTACGCAACCGATGGATTCAAAAGGCGAAGCGCATATTTTGGAGCACACAGCGCTGTGTGGTTCTGAAAAATTTCCTGTTCGAGACCCGTTTTTCTTAATGATTCGTCGCTCGCTGAATACATTTATGAATGCATTTACAGCGGCAGATTGGACGGCATATCCATTTGCAACACAAAATGCGAAAGATTTCCAAAACTTACTTGAAGTTTATATGGATGCTGCATTTGCAGCGAATCTGAATCCGCTTGATTTTGCGCAAGAAGGCATTCGTATTGAGCTTGAAAATGGCGAACCTGTTTATAAAGGTGTCGTTTTCAATGAAATGAAAGGTGCAATGAGTTCACCTTCAGATCAGCTCTATCATTCATTAGCGCATCATTTATTCCCAACCACGACCTATCATTACAACTCAGGCGGTGATCCGAAAGACATTCCTGATTTGACTTACGAAGAATTATTACATTTCTATAAATCGCATTATCATCCTAGTAATGCCGTGTTCATGACCTTCGGTAATCAAAGTGCTTATGATCTACAAGAGCAGTTTGAAACGCTAGCATTATCAAAATTCGACAAAGGCGAAACCCTATATTCAATTCCTGAAACACGCTTAAGTGCACCTATTGCGGTCACAGATACTTATGCGGTAGATGGGGATGATCTTAAAGACAAGACTTATCATGTGCTTTCATGGTTATTGCCTGAAGCGAGCGAAATTAAACTACGTTTAGGCATGCGTTTGGTTGAGGGGATATTGTTAGAGGATTCAGCTTCGCCATTGCGTCATTATCTAGAAACCTGTGGTTATGCAGAAGCGACTGGTCCATTCATGGGCGTGGATGATTCAAACTTTGAAATGACCTTCTATTGTGCTGTACAAGGCTCAAATCCTGAACATGCTGAAGAGTTCAAACAAGGCGTATTTAACATCCTTGAAGATGTAGCTTCTAAACCCGTCGATCAAAACATGGTGGATGCGATTTTGCATCAAATTGAATTGCATCAACGTGAAATCAATGGCGATGGCACACCGTACGGCTTGAGCTTGATTTTGAATGGTTTAGGTAGTGCAATTCATCATCGCGATCCAGTTGAAGTGTGGGATGTGGATTCTGCGATTGCTGCGGTGAAAGAAGAACTCAAAGATCCAATGTGGCTATCCAATTTAATCAAAACACATTTGATTGATAATCCACATCGCGTACAGCTGACTTTAGTACCGGATGCTGAAAAATCGGCTAAAGACATTGCCGATGAAAAAGCACGTTTGGCTGAAATTGGTAAAAATCTAACTGAAGCACAAAAAGCGGACATTATTGCGCAAACTGAAGCACTCAATGTCCGTCAAGATACACCTGATGATTTGAATTTATTGCCGAAAGTGGGCTTGGAAGATGTGCCGGCTGAATTGCAAATTGTGCAAGGTCAACTGCGTGAAATCATCTCAAACCAAACGGATACGCCGTTGAATTTGTATCATGCAGGTACCAATGGGATTTACTACCAACAAGTGCTCGTACAAATTCCAGATGAAGTGGTGCAATCGCCGTATTTCAACCTCTTGTCGATTTTGGTCGGTGAAGTCGGTGCTGGAGAATATGACTATCTCACTTTCCAACAGCTACAAACAGCGGTCAGTGGTGGTCTAGGAATGGGTGCATCATTGCGTTCAAAAGTGGATGATAAACATAAGATCACCGCTTGGTTAACCTTAACCACAAAATCATTGGTGAATAACTTAGAAGCCATTCAATTGCTTAAAACAGGCTTTGAAAAGCTTCGTTTTGATGAAAAAGATCGCATCATTGAGTTATTGCAACAACGTAAAACCCGTTGGCAATCGCGTGTATCTGGCTCAGGTCATAGCTATGCAATGCAAATTGCATCACGTCATCATAGTGCTTTGGCATTACGTGATTATAAAAATACTGGCTTAGGTGCATTGAATTGGTTGGTTGATTTAGTCAATAAGATTGAACAAGATGATGCGGCCTATGAAGCGCTCATTACTGAGCTTAAAGCCATTCATCGTATATTGCTGCAAGCACCAAAACAGTTCTTGGTGGTGTGTGAAGAACCACAATCGGATCGTTTAGTTGCTGAAGTTCAAGACGTTTGGGACAAAGTTGACATTGAACAAACACCTGTGACTTTAACTCAAGTGAATCATGTTGTCGGAACACAAGATGAAGCGTGGTTAGTTCAAGCCAATGTGCAGTTCTGTGCGGCTGCGTATCCTGTGGTAGAAGTTTCACACCCAGATGCAGCACCTTTAATGGTTCTGGCTGCTTATTTGCGTAATGGTTTCTTGCATAGCGCTATTCGTGAAAAAGGTGGTGCATACGGTGGTGGCGCGAGCTACGATGGTAATGCATGTTCATTCCGATTCTATAGCTATCGTGATCCACGTTTAGCAGAAACTTTCCAAGACTTTGACGCAAGTTTGGACTGGATTATGAATGCACCACAACTCGAACATCAGCTTGAAGAAGCGATTTTAGGGCTGATTGCGGGTATGGATAAGCCAGGTTCACCTGCAGGTGAAGCAATTACCGCATGTTATGCTTATCTACATAAACGCACGCCAGCATTCCGTAAGCAAATGCGTGAACGTTTACTCGCTGTCACTTTAGATGACTTGAAACGAGTGGCGGAAACCTATTTAGTGAAACAAACAGCATCAAAAGCTGTGGTTGCACCCATGGCAAAACGTGAAACTTTAGAACAACTCGGATTTGTGATTCAACAAGTCCAATAA